One window of the Methanomassiliicoccaceae archaeon DOK genome contains the following:
- the dph5 gene encoding diphthine synthase, whose amino-acid sequence MTSELIFVGLGLSGTDGMTVKAFNALKECDKIYAEFYTSMLIGTKVEDLEAALGKRVHVLYRAQVEECDDVIKDAMEMRVGFITAGDTMSATTHVDLRIQAAEAGIPVRVFHGISIFSACPTSLGLQHYKFGRTVTLPFLEENYHPKSPYDHIKENKDRGLHTMILLDIRADELRYMTAHQAIEWLIEGEKAWGEGLIDDKTLLCVASQVGSPNEKVFAGYPQDLLKMDLGEPLHTLVLPGNLHFMEAFALVRFAGAPEEIIEDE is encoded by the coding sequence ATGACTTCCGAACTTATCTTCGTGGGACTCGGCCTCAGCGGCACAGACGGAATGACCGTGAAGGCCTTCAACGCACTGAAGGAATGCGACAAGATCTACGCCGAGTTCTACACCTCGATGCTCATCGGCACCAAGGTCGAGGACCTGGAGGCCGCCCTGGGCAAGAGGGTGCATGTCCTCTACCGCGCACAGGTGGAGGAGTGCGACGACGTCATCAAGGATGCCATGGAGATGAGGGTCGGCTTCATCACCGCCGGGGACACGATGTCCGCAACCACCCATGTGGACCTCAGGATCCAGGCCGCCGAGGCCGGGATACCCGTCAGGGTCTTCCACGGGATCTCCATATTCTCCGCCTGCCCCACATCCCTCGGGCTGCAGCACTACAAGTTCGGCAGGACCGTGACCCTCCCCTTCCTCGAGGAGAACTACCATCCCAAGTCCCCCTATGACCACATCAAGGAGAACAAGGACAGGGGCCTGCACACGATGATCCTCCTGGACATCAGGGCGGATGAGCTCAGGTACATGACCGCCCACCAGGCCATAGAGTGGCTCATCGAGGGGGAGAAGGCCTGGGGAGAGGGTCTCATCGACGACAAGACGCTGCTCTGTGTCGCATCTCAGGTCGGATCGCCCAACGAGAAGGTGTTCGCCGGCTACCCCCAGGACCTCCTCAAGATGGACCTCGGGGAGCCCCTGCACACCCTGGTCCTCCCGGGCAATCTGCACTTCATGGAGGCATTCGCCCTCGTGAGGTTCGCCGGCGCCCCCGAGGAGATCATCGAGGACGAGTGA